A genome region from Gopherus flavomarginatus isolate rGopFla2 chromosome 9, rGopFla2.mat.asm, whole genome shotgun sequence includes the following:
- the ALKBH5 gene encoding RNA demethylase ALKBH5, protein MAGSGYKDLREKLKSMMPYRDNYKGNSLRDPTESPYGAVGGVAAAAERKRKYHEDSDSEPSDYEEEQQQKEEEEARKVKSGIRQLRLFSPDECAKIEARIEDVVSRAEKGLYKEHTVDRAPLRNKYFFGEGYTYGSQLQRRGPGQERLYPQGEVDAIPEWVHDLVIQKLVEHRVIPEGFVNSAVINDYQPGGCIVSHVDPIHIFERPIVSVSFFSDSALCFGCKFQFKPIRVSEPVLFLPVRRGSVTVLSGYAADEITHCIRPQDIKERRAVIILRKTRLDAPRLETKSLSSSVLPPGYTSDRLSGSNRDQILKPKRSHRKADPDAAHRPRILEMDKEENRRSVLLPKHRRRSNFSSENYWRRSYEYTEDYDEEEEDGSPARKVKMRRH, encoded by the exons ATGGCGGGGAGTGGCTACAAAGACCTGCGAGAGAAGCTGAAGTCCATGATGCCTTATCGGGACAACTACAAAGGCAACAGCCTACGGGATCCTACAGAGTCCCCCTatggggcagttgggggggtTGCTGCTGCTGCGGAGCGAAAACGCAAGTACCATGAGGACTCTGACTCTGAGCCCAGTGACTacgaggaggagcagcagcagaaggaggaggaggaggcccgGAAAGTCAAAAGTGGCATCCGGCAGCTTCGTCTCTTCAGCCCAGACGAGTGTGCCAAGATCGAAGCACGAATTGAGGATGTTGTATCTAGAGCTGAGAAAGGCCTCTATAAAGAGCATACGGTGGACAGGGCCCCTCTTCGGAACAAGTATTTCTTTGGAGAGGGCTACACATATgggtcccagctgcagaggcgagGCCCTGGTCAGGAAAGGCTGTACCCTCAGGGGGAGGTGGATGCCATCCCGGAATGGGTGCATGACCTGGTGATCCAAAAGCTCGTGGAGCACAGGGTGATCCCTGAGGGCTTTGTGAACAGTGCGGTGATCAACGACTACCAGCCTGGTGGCTGCATTGTCTCCCACGTGGACCCTATCCACATCTTTGAGAGACCCATCGTCTCCGTGTCTTTCTTCAGCGactctgccctctgctttggCTGTAAGTTCCAGTTCAAGCCCATCAGAGTCTCCGAACCTGTCTTGTTCCTGCCAGTGAGGAGAGGGAGTGTCACTGTGCTAAG tggataTGCAGCTGATGAAATTACGCACTGCATTCGACCGCAGGACATCAAGGAGAGGAGAGCTGTCATCATTCTTAGAAA AACAAGACTAGATGCTCCTCGACTGGAAACAAAATCGCTGAGCAGCTCTGTGCTGCCACCAGGTTACACCTCTGACCGTCTATCAGGAAGCAACAGGGATCAGATCCTGAAACCAAAGCGGTCCCATCGCAAAGCAGACCCTGATGCTGCTCACAG GCCACGGATTTTAGAAATGGATAAGGAGGAGAACAGGCGCTCGGTCCTCTTACCAAAACATAGGAGACGGAGCAACTTCAGCTCTGAGAACTATTGGCGAAGGTCTTACGAGTATACAGAGGActatgatgaggaggaggaggatggaagtCCAGCCCGCAAAGTTAAAATGAGGCGACATTGA